A region from the Candidatus Sulfotelmatobacter sp. genome encodes:
- a CDS encoding amidohydrolase family protein, with the protein MTAFPFRGARRAWTVLLGVLLAGAALSPLRSSLALAETPRVHAIVGARIVTAPGQVIEHGTIVMRDGLITAVGASVPIPADARVWNAESLTVYPGLIDAYVVPAPPSAPMPNAPPAGPPGRRAPPPPSPPRGPASELGCVTPEVQVIRGPGLGKDQLEALRAAGFAAVRLAPGDGVVRGRSAVVGLGDGPANGNTLREDDAQVMALQPVAGTYPGSLMGAIAVIRQSFLDARWYRDARAAWAKKPAASERPQTNLSWEALQPVIEGKQPVLFVTDDMLEVLRAGTIAKEAGVAAQVLTAGDEYKRIADVTKVGLPLVVPVSFPDAPDVSTDDAALEVETETLRHWQNAPGNAAALAKAGITFSLTANGLKDVKQFRSNVARAMRRGLTEAQALASVTTVPARMLGLDQRLGTLAPGKIANLTVTRGNLFSDQGKVREIWVDGNRYETQKDETTPQGEWKIDWGHGHGSLVVVADRDTTVKVVVGADTIRASAVRLEEHRLRFTARQGGGPIEDFDLTAREDALSGTLVAQGVGSHAVTGRAIKKEAKAPREEKRVPAPQVAGDPEACRASMPAQASAVLVRGATLWTAGPQGNLDDADLLIKGGKIAAIGRNLTAPGGAVVIDGHGKCVAPGIIDEHSHSAILGNVNECTRSVTCEVRIQDVVNSESPNIYRQLASGNTIMHLLHGSCNPIGGQCAVIKNKWGEAPDQLIFAAAPGTVKFALGENVKQSNSQPSTRYPQTRAGVEQTMRDAFIRGRDYQAAWAEFKKGKRPLPPRKDLQLEAISEILDGKRLVHCHSYRQDEILMLMRLAESFNFRINTFTHILEGYKVADEMATHGASGLGFTDWWAYKFEVYDAIPWNVYIMWDRGVNVGFNSDSDELARRLNTEAGKAVKYGGVPEAEAIKFVTLNAAKSLLIADRVGSLEVGKDADFAIWSGSPLSMYSVCEQTWIEGRKYFDRAADLAGRDALAKERAALISAARAAKKEGGDKGGRGNWTPRYLENSDLSGNDCSTDEAPFMSEAERRMRLESQSEGSEVQR; encoded by the coding sequence CCGCTCTCTCGCCGCTGCGATCTTCGCTCGCCCTTGCCGAAACTCCCCGCGTTCATGCCATCGTCGGCGCGCGCATCGTGACCGCGCCCGGTCAGGTGATCGAGCACGGCACGATCGTGATGCGTGACGGACTGATCACCGCGGTCGGCGCCAGCGTTCCGATTCCCGCCGACGCGCGGGTGTGGAACGCCGAGAGTCTCACCGTCTATCCCGGGTTGATCGACGCCTACGTGGTGCCCGCGCCGCCGAGCGCCCCGATGCCGAACGCCCCGCCCGCCGGCCCGCCCGGACGCCGCGCGCCACCTCCGCCATCGCCGCCGCGCGGGCCGGCGAGCGAGCTCGGCTGCGTGACACCCGAGGTGCAGGTGATTCGCGGTCCGGGGCTCGGCAAGGATCAACTCGAGGCGCTGCGCGCCGCCGGCTTCGCCGCGGTGCGGCTCGCGCCCGGCGACGGCGTGGTGCGCGGTCGCAGCGCGGTGGTCGGGCTCGGCGACGGCCCGGCCAACGGCAACACGCTGCGCGAGGACGACGCGCAGGTGATGGCGCTCCAGCCGGTGGCCGGCACCTATCCCGGCTCGCTGATGGGCGCGATCGCCGTGATCCGCCAGTCCTTCCTCGACGCGCGCTGGTACCGCGACGCGCGCGCCGCGTGGGCCAAGAAGCCCGCCGCTTCGGAGCGCCCGCAGACCAATCTCTCGTGGGAGGCGCTCCAGCCGGTGATCGAGGGCAAGCAGCCGGTGCTGTTCGTGACCGACGACATGCTCGAGGTGCTGCGCGCCGGAACCATCGCGAAGGAAGCGGGGGTCGCCGCTCAGGTGCTGACCGCCGGCGACGAGTACAAGCGGATCGCGGACGTGACGAAGGTCGGGCTGCCGCTGGTGGTGCCGGTCAGCTTCCCCGACGCGCCCGACGTCTCGACCGACGACGCGGCGCTCGAGGTTGAGACCGAGACGCTGCGCCACTGGCAGAACGCGCCGGGCAACGCCGCGGCGCTGGCGAAGGCGGGGATCACGTTCTCGCTCACCGCCAACGGGCTCAAGGACGTGAAGCAATTCCGCTCCAATGTCGCGCGCGCGATGCGCCGCGGCCTCACCGAGGCGCAGGCATTGGCCAGCGTCACCACGGTCCCGGCACGAATGCTGGGGCTCGACCAGCGCCTCGGCACCCTCGCGCCCGGCAAGATCGCCAACCTCACCGTGACGCGCGGCAACCTGTTCTCGGACCAGGGCAAGGTGCGCGAGATCTGGGTGGACGGCAATCGCTACGAGACGCAGAAGGACGAGACCACGCCGCAGGGCGAGTGGAAGATCGACTGGGGCCACGGCCACGGCTCGCTGGTCGTCGTCGCCGACCGGGACACCACCGTCAAGGTGGTGGTGGGCGCCGACACCATTCGCGCGAGCGCGGTGCGGCTCGAAGAGCATCGCCTGCGCTTCACCGCGCGGCAGGGCGGCGGGCCGATCGAAGACTTCGACCTGACCGCGCGCGAAGACGCGCTGTCCGGAACTCTGGTGGCGCAGGGGGTGGGCAGCCATGCGGTGACCGGGCGCGCGATCAAGAAGGAAGCGAAGGCGCCGCGCGAGGAGAAGCGCGTGCCGGCGCCGCAGGTGGCGGGCGATCCCGAGGCCTGCCGCGCCTCGATGCCCGCACAGGCATCGGCGGTGCTGGTGCGCGGTGCCACGCTGTGGACCGCGGGCCCGCAGGGCAACCTCGACGACGCCGATCTGCTGATCAAAGGCGGGAAGATCGCGGCGATCGGCCGCAATCTCACCGCTCCCGGCGGTGCGGTGGTGATCGACGGGCACGGCAAGTGCGTGGCGCCCGGCATCATCGACGAGCACAGCCACTCGGCGATTCTCGGCAACGTCAACGAGTGCACGCGCAGCGTCACCTGCGAAGTGCGGATCCAGGACGTGGTCAACTCCGAGAGCCCCAACATCTACCGGCAGCTCGCGAGCGGCAACACCATCATGCACCTGCTGCATGGCTCGTGTAATCCGATCGGCGGGCAGTGCGCGGTGATCAAGAACAAGTGGGGCGAAGCGCCCGATCAGCTGATCTTCGCCGCCGCCCCCGGCACCGTGAAGTTCGCGCTCGGCGAGAACGTGAAGCAATCGAATTCCCAGCCCAGCACCCGTTATCCGCAGACCCGCGCCGGGGTCGAGCAGACGATGCGCGACGCCTTCATTCGCGGCCGCGACTATCAGGCCGCGTGGGCGGAGTTCAAGAAGGGCAAGCGTCCGCTGCCGCCGCGCAAGGACCTCCAGCTCGAGGCGATCAGCGAGATCCTCGACGGCAAACGCCTGGTGCACTGCCATTCCTACCGGCAGGACGAGATCCTGATGCTGATGCGACTCGCCGAGTCCTTCAATTTCCGCATCAACACCTTCACCCACATCCTCGAGGGCTACAAGGTCGCCGACGAGATGGCGACGCACGGCGCCTCGGGGCTCGGCTTCACGGACTGGTGGGCCTACAAGTTCGAGGTCTACGACGCGATTCCCTGGAACGTCTACATCATGTGGGATCGCGGCGTGAACGTCGGCTTCAACTCCGACAGCGACGAGCTGGCGCGCCGGCTCAACACCGAGGCCGGCAAGGCCGTGAAATACGGCGGCGTGCCCGAGGCCGAGGCCATCAAGTTCGTGACGCTCAATGCCGCCAAGTCGCTGCTGATCGCCGACCGCGTCGGCTCGCTCGAGGTGGGGAAGGACGCTGATTTCGCGATCTGGTCGGGCTCGCCGCTCTCGATGTACTCGGTGTGCGAGCAGACCTGGATCGAGGGGCGCAAGTACTTCGATCGCGCCGCCGATCTGGCCGGCCGCGACGCGCTGGCGAAGGAGCGCGCGGCGCTGATCTCCGCGGCGCGCGCCGCGAAGAAGGAGGGCGGCGACAAGGGCGGCCGCGGCAACTGGACGCCGCGCTATCTCGAGAACTCCGACCTGTCGGGCAACGATTGCAGCACCGACGAGGCGCCGTTCATGAGCGAAGCCGAGCGCCGCATGCGCCTCGAATCGCAGAGCGAGGGATCGGAGGTGCAGCGATGA